One part of the Pseudemcibacter aquimaris genome encodes these proteins:
- a CDS encoding beta-ketoacyl-ACP synthase III: protein MAAIRSIVSGTGSYLPEKILTNKNMEEMVDTSDEWIIERTGIKQRHIAADDQVTSDLAVNAANNALDAAGMTADDIDLIVVATSSADQTFPSTATTVQRKLGITRGAAFDVQAVCSGFVYALTTADNFIKAGQAQNVLVIGAEIFSRLLDWEDRTTCVLFGDGAGAVVLSAKEGEGNNDDQGILASRIHSDGRYNEMLYVDGGVASTGTIGHLRMRGREVFRHAVKNLASVVGEVLGDTEMTSDDVDWIVPHQANKRILDGTARKLKIAPEKVVVTVDKHANTSAASIPLALDIAVRDGRITRGDVLILEAMGGGFTWGACLLRW, encoded by the coding sequence ATGGCCGCCATCCGTTCGATTGTATCGGGCACTGGATCATACCTACCGGAAAAGATCTTAACCAATAAAAATATGGAAGAAATGGTCGATACATCCGACGAATGGATTATCGAAAGAACTGGCATTAAACAGCGCCATATCGCTGCTGATGATCAGGTGACTTCTGATCTTGCCGTGAACGCGGCGAACAATGCACTTGATGCGGCGGGAATGACTGCGGATGATATTGATTTAATCGTTGTGGCAACCTCATCAGCGGATCAAACATTTCCATCTACTGCGACAACAGTTCAAAGAAAACTGGGTATCACACGTGGTGCAGCATTTGATGTACAGGCGGTATGTTCGGGATTTGTATATGCACTGACAACAGCAGATAATTTTATCAAGGCTGGGCAGGCTCAAAATGTGCTTGTGATTGGTGCAGAAATTTTCTCGCGTCTTCTTGATTGGGAAGATAGAACAACCTGCGTTTTATTCGGTGATGGTGCTGGTGCTGTTGTTCTTTCTGCCAAAGAGGGCGAAGGTAACAACGACGATCAGGGTATTTTGGCGTCACGCATCCATTCAGACGGTCGTTATAATGAAATGCTTTATGTGGATGGCGGTGTTGCTTCCACGGGGACTATTGGTCATCTTAGAATGAGAGGGCGGGAAGTATTTCGTCACGCTGTAAAAAATCTTGCGTCCGTCGTTGGTGAGGTTCTTGGTGACACTGAAATGACATCAGATGATGTTGACTGGATTGTTCCGCATCAGGCAAATAAACGCATCCTTGATGGCACAGCAAGAAAACTTAAAATTGCACCGGAAAAGGTTGTTGTTACCGTAGATAAGCATGCCAATACATCGGCGGCTTCAATCCCATTAGCGCTCGATATCGCCGTAAGAGATGGCCGAATCACCCGTGGTGATGTGCTGATTCTTGAAGCGATGGGGGGCGGATTCACATGGGGTGCTTGCCTTCTTAGGTGGTAA
- a CDS encoding integration host factor subunit alpha, giving the protein MSGKTVTRADLIEAVYQEVGLSRNESSDLVETVLDEIASTLTNGDNVKISSFGSFIVRDKGGRVGRNPKTGEEVPIEPRRVLVFRPSQVLKDRVSNS; this is encoded by the coding sequence ATGAGTGGAAAAACAGTAACAAGAGCTGATCTGATAGAAGCCGTTTATCAGGAAGTGGGACTATCCAGAAATGAATCTTCCGATCTGGTTGAAACGGTTTTGGATGAAATCGCATCGACGCTTACAAATGGGGATAATGTAAAAATTTCATCGTTTGGCAGCTTTATCGTTCGCGATAAAGGTGGTCGTGTTGGCCGCAATCCAAAAACGGGCGAAGAAGTTCCGATTGAACCAAGACGTGTACTGGTATTTAGACCGTCACAGGTTTTAAAAGATCGCGTTAGTAATTCTTAA